Proteins encoded by one window of uncultured Draconibacterium sp.:
- a CDS encoding DUF819 family protein: MPETEHVAPLIKNDAVTLGLLLFLLAIIFFTSSSSRPFFKKFYSVVPMLLLCYFLPSLLTTFNIVDGENSQLYFMASRYLLPACLVLLTLSINLKEVFKLGSKALIMFFTGTVGVVIGGPLAILAASAINPGLVGGAGPEAVWRGMTTIAGSWIGGGANQAAMYEIFKPSDHLYSIMITVDVLVAEVWMAILLIGVGKSKQIDKYFKADASSVTHLKNKMHEFSQKIARIPSTTDLMVIAAIGLGVTGFAHLVADWIAPFIELHAPVLKKFSLTSKFFWLIILSTTIGIGLSFTKLRNYEGAGASKLGTVFIYILVATIGMKMDVGKIFDNIGLFAVGGIWMIIHVVLLFIVGKLIRAPYFFLAVGSKANIGGAASAPVVAAAFHPSLAPVGVLLAVLGYAFGTYGAWLCGLIMQAVAHT; encoded by the coding sequence ATGCCGGAAACAGAACACGTAGCACCACTTATTAAAAACGATGCCGTTACTTTAGGGCTTTTACTTTTTCTGCTTGCTATTATTTTCTTTACCAGCAGTTCATCGCGACCGTTTTTCAAAAAATTCTACAGTGTTGTTCCCATGCTGCTGCTGTGTTATTTTTTACCAAGTTTACTTACCACATTCAACATTGTTGATGGCGAGAATTCGCAGCTCTATTTCATGGCTTCGCGGTACCTTTTGCCCGCCTGTTTGGTGTTGTTAACACTAAGCATCAACCTAAAAGAAGTATTTAAACTGGGAAGCAAGGCACTTATCATGTTTTTTACCGGAACCGTTGGTGTGGTTATTGGCGGCCCTCTTGCCATTTTAGCGGCATCGGCCATTAATCCTGGTCTTGTTGGAGGGGCCGGACCGGAAGCAGTTTGGCGCGGAATGACAACTATTGCCGGAAGCTGGATTGGTGGTGGCGCCAACCAGGCTGCCATGTACGAAATATTTAAACCTTCTGATCATTTGTATTCTATAATGATAACTGTAGATGTGCTGGTTGCAGAAGTTTGGATGGCCATTCTTTTGATCGGTGTGGGAAAATCAAAACAAATTGACAAGTACTTTAAAGCTGATGCCAGCAGTGTTACTCATTTAAAAAACAAAATGCACGAATTCAGCCAGAAAATAGCTCGTATTCCAAGCACCACCGATTTAATGGTAATTGCTGCCATTGGGCTTGGAGTTACAGGATTTGCGCATCTTGTGGCTGATTGGATTGCACCGTTTATTGAATTACATGCACCCGTTTTGAAAAAATTCAGCCTCACCTCTAAGTTCTTCTGGTTGATTATTCTTTCAACAACAATAGGTATCGGATTGTCTTTTACCAAACTCAGAAACTACGAAGGTGCAGGAGCCTCAAAACTAGGTACGGTTTTTATTTATATTCTTGTTGCAACCATTGGGATGAAAATGGATGTTGGCAAAATCTTCGACAACATCGGACTTTTTGCTGTTGGAGGAATCTGGATGATTATTCATGTTGTATTGCTGTTTATTGTTGGAAAATTAATAAGAGCACCTTATTTCTTCCTGGCTGTTGGGAGTAAAGCCAATATTGGCGGAGCCGCCAGTGCTCCGGTTGTTGCAGCCGCCTTCCATCCTTCGCTGGCTCCGGTTGGTGTTTTGTTAGCAGTTTTAGGATATGCTTTTGGAACATACGGCGCCTGGCTGTGTGGATTGATAATGCAGGCAGTTGCACATACCTAA